One genomic window of Punica granatum isolate Tunisia-2019 chromosome 1, ASM765513v2, whole genome shotgun sequence includes the following:
- the LOC116203736 gene encoding uncharacterized protein LOC116203736, with product MIDNGSALNVCSVSTLKQMNVDLNRICLSKIAVRAFDGSRREVNGEIDLLIDVGPCSFSVTFQVLDIPNAFSLLLERPWIHSAGAVPSSLHQRLKFIVGERLITVKGEEDYAIYKETVVPYISIGDNENLPFHSFETISVVRDYGEAPFEERLEEPRPIYFGEGLDEDGRVPEIEESLRHLEDRQLTSVEPTEEINVGTEEESRTLKIGTSLDPIQRARMIDFLKEYQEVFAWSYTDMLEKKDGTVRVCVDYRDLNKASPNDNFPLPHIDVLVDNTVCHTLLSFMDGFSGYNQIRMAEEDKIKTTFITMWGTFYYRVMPFGLKNAGATYQRAMVALTT from the exons ATGATCGATAATGGCTCCGCCCTCAATGTTTGCTCGGTGTCCACGCTGAAGCAAATGAACGTGGACCTCAATCGCATTTGCCTGAGCAAAATCgcggttcgagccttcgacggctcgcGGAGGGAAGTGAACGGAGAGATTGACCTCTTGATCGATGTCGGCCCGTGCTCATTCAGCGTCACATTTCAGGTCCTCGACATCCCGAATGCTTTTAGCTTACTGCTCGAGAGACCCTGGATCCACTCAGCTGGAGCCGTCCCCTCGTCCCTACACCAAAGGCTGAAGTTCATCGTAGGAGAGCGGCTCATCACGGTAAAGGGTGAAGAGGACTACGCTATCTACAAGGAAACAGTCGTCCCCTATATTAGCATCGGGGACAATGAGAACCTCCCATTCCATTCAttcgagaccatctccgtcGTTCGGGATTATGGAGAG GCTCCATTCGAAGAACGTCTTGAAGAGCcccgacccatatacttcggggaagggcttgATGAGGACGGTCGAGTacctgagatagaagagagtttgcgccacCTCGAGGACCGTCAACTCACTTCAGTTGAGCCAACAGAAGAaatcaacgtgggcaccgaagaagaATCACGCACCTTGAAGATCGGGACGAGCCTCGACCCCATACAGCGggcccggatgatcgatttccttaAGGAGTACCAAgaagtctttgcttggtcttaTACCGACATGCTAG agaagaaagatggaacaGTCAGAGTATGTGTCGATTATCGGGACCTCAACAAGGCCAGCCCCAATGACAACTTCCCCCTGCCCCACATCGATGTCTTAGTTGACAACACTGTATGCCACACGTTGTtatccttcatggatggcttctctGGGTACAACCAGATTCGAATGGctgaggaagacaagatcaaaacaacGTTCATCACAATGTGGGGCACTTTCTATTACCGGGTCATGCCATTCGGCCTCaaaaacgccggggcaacataCCAGAGGGCTATGGTTGCGCTaacgacatga